The Hippoglossus hippoglossus isolate fHipHip1 chromosome 2, fHipHip1.pri, whole genome shotgun sequence genome includes a region encoding these proteins:
- the atp11a gene encoding probable phospholipid-transporting ATPase IH isoform X6 produces the protein MGMDLSTLRTLISRYCVGEENWVDSRTIYIGQKEPPPGTEAFIQQRFPDNRIVSSKYTFWNFIPKNMFEQFRRVANFYFLIIFLVQLIIDTPTSPITSGLPLFFVITVTAIKQGYEDWLRHKADNSVNLCPVLVVQHGKVVRKQSRNLRVGDVVLVKENESFPCDLILLASARDDGTCFVTTASLDGESSHKTYYAVQDTKAYNTEQEVDSIHATIECEQPQPDLYKFVGRINIYMENEPTARPLGSENLLLRGATLKNTEFIYAVAIYTGMETKMALNYQSKSQKRSAVEKSMNAYLVVYLCILISKALINTALKYVWQADPNRDEPWYNDRTDTERQRHIVVRAFTDFLAFMVLFNYIIPVSMYVTVEMQKFLGSYFIMWDDEMFDEELGERAVVNTSDLNEELGQVEYVFTDKTGTLTENNMEFIECCVDGHVYVPHAICNGQVMPGAVGMDMIDTSPGPGAREHEDLFFRALCLCHTVQVKEEETVDGIKQGIHQGKSTSFYISSSPDEVALVEGMKRLGFTYLRLKDSHMEILNREDEIERFELLEVLTFDSVRRRMSVIVRASTGQLYLFCKGADSSIFPRVVSGKVDQVRARVERNAVEGLRTLCVAYRPLSPEQYQEVCHLLNEAKLSLQDRDKRLAEAYDIIEKDLILLGATAVEDRLQENAADTIESLHKAGMKVWVLTGDKMETAAATCYASRLFHRNTQILELTTKRTEEQSLHDILFDLSRTVLRQHGGMTRDTFSGLSGDCPDFGLIIDGATLSAVMRPSQEDSNSGNYKEIFLEICRNCSAVLCCRMAPLQKAQIVKMIKTSEEHPITLAIGDGANDVSMILEAHVGIGIMGKEGRQAVRNSDYAIPKFKHLKKILLVHGHYYYIRIAELVQYFFYKNVCFIFPQFLYQFFCGFSQQPLYDTAYLTLYNISFTSLPILLYSLIEQHINMEILKKDPSLYRDIAKNSLLRWPNFIYWTILGVYDAIVMFFGTYFLFDNTTFTSNGQMFGNWTFGTLVFTVLVFTVTFKLALDTHYWTWINHFVIWGSLIFFVVFSLLWGGIIWPFLNYQRMYYVFMQMLSSGPAWLSIILLITASLLPDVLKKVIWRALWPTTTERIQMSAGFGYVPALLGWQAKRRCLASEPSTIFMLSQTSSRISF, from the exons ATGGGGATGGATCTCAGCACCCTCCGGACCCTCATCAGCAGATAT TGTGTTGGTGAGGAGAACTGGGTGGACAGCAGGACCATCTACATCGGACAAAAGGAGCCTCCTCCTGGTACTGAGGCCTTCATACAGCAGAGATTCCCAGACAACAGAATAGTCTCCTCCAAG TACACATTTTGGAACTTTATACCGAAGAATATGTTCGAGCAGTTCAGGAGAGTCGCCAACTTCTACTTTCTCATCATATTTCTGGTCCAG CTGATCATCGACACACCCACCAGTCCCATCACAAGCGGGCTGCCGCTCTTCTTTGTAATCACAGTCACGGCCATTAAACAG ggttaTGAGGACTGGTTGAGACACAAAGCAGACAACTCTGTCAACCTGTGTCCCGTCCTCGTGGTGCAGCATGGGAAAGTGGTCCGCAAACAAAGTCGCAACCTCAGG GTTGGAGATGTCGTCTtggtgaaagaaaatgaatcttTTCCTTGTGACCTTATACTTCTCGCCTCGGCTCGAGATGATGGGACCTGCTTTGTAACAACAGCCAGTCTGGATGGGGAGAGCAGCCAcaag acatACTATGCAGTTCAAGACACCAAAGCCTACAACACAGAACAGGAGGTGGACTCAATCCACGCCACAATAGAATGTGAACAGCCACAGCCAGACCTGTACAA GTTTGTGGGACGTATCAACATCTACATGGAGAACGAGCCTACGGCCAG GCCTTTAGGATCAGAGAACCTGCTGCTCAGAGGGGCCACACTCAAGAACACAGAGTTCATCTATG cgGTTGCCATCTACACCGGCATGGAAACCAAGATGGCTCTCAACTACCAGTCCAAGTCTCAGAAACGCTCTGCAGTAGAAAA GTCAATGAATGCCTACCTGGTGGTCTACCTGTGCATTCTCATCAGCAAGGCCCTCATCAACACCGCACTGAAGTACGTGTGGCAGGCCGATCCCAACAGAGACGAGCCGTGGTACAACGATAGGACCgacacagagaggcagaggcacaTT GTGGTCAGGGCGTTCACAGACTTCCTGGCTTTCATGGTTCTCTTCAACTACATCATCCCCGTCTCCATGTACGTCACCGTGGAAATGCAGAAGTTCCTGGGTTCCTATTTCATCATGTGGGACGACGAGATGTTTGATGAGGAGCTGGGGGAGCGAGCGGTGGTCAACACGTCAGACCTGAACGAGGAGCTGGGACAG GTGGAGTATGTGTTTACCGACAAGACCGGGACTCTGACAGAGAACAACATGGAGTTCATTGAGTGCTGTGTGGACGGACATGTTTATGTGCCTCACGCCATCTGTAATGGACAG GTGATGCCTGGTGCAGTTGGTATGGACATGATCGACACGTCGCCAGGTCCCGGAGCCAGG GAGCATGAGGACCTGTTTTTCCGGGCGCTGTGTTTGTGCCACACggtgcaggtgaaggaggaggagacggtggACGGGATCAAGCAAGGGATCCACCAGGGCAAGTCCACCTCCTTCTACATCTCCTCATCGCCGGATGAGGTGGCGCTGGTGGAGGGAATGAAGAG GCTCGGTTTCACATATCTGAGACTCAAAGACAGTCACATGGAGATCTTGAACAGGGAGGATGAGATCGAGAG GTTCGAGCTGCTGGAGGTTTTGACATTCGACTCAGTCAGACGGAGGATGAGCGTCATTGTCAGAGCTAGCACTG GTCAGCTCTATCTGTTCTGCAAAGGTGCAGactcctccatcttccctcGGGTTGTCTCAGGCAAGGTGGATCAGGTTCGAGCTCGGGTGGAGCGCAACGCGGTG gagGGTCTGCGGACGCTTTGTGTTGCCTACAGGCCTTTGAGCCCTGAACAGTACCAGGAGGTTTGCCACTTGCTGAACGAGGCCAAGTTGTCGCTACAGGACCGCGACAAACGACTGGCTGAGGCCTATGACATCATAGAGAAAGACCTGATACTCCTGGGAGCCACCGCTGTGGAGGACAG GCTCCAGGAAAACGCAGCGGACACCATCGAGTCTCTCCACAAGGCCGGCATGAAGGTGTGGGTGCTGACAGGCGATAAGATGGAGACGGCGGCCGCAACCTGCTACGCCAGCAGGCTCTTCCATCGCAACACCCAGATCCTGGAGCTGACCACCAAGcgcacagaggagcagagcctGCATGACATCCTGTTTGACCTGAGCAGGACGGTCCTGAGGCAGCACGGAGGCATGACCAGGGACACTTTCTCTGG cttaTCAGGTGACTGCCCTGACTTTGGTCTGATCATTGACGGGGCCACCCTCTCTGCGGTGATGAGGCCCAGCCAGGAGGACTCAAACTCAGGGAACTACAAAGAGATCTTCCTAGAAATCTGCCGCAACTGCAGCGCTGTGCTCTGCTGTCGAATGGCGCCGCTCCAGAAAGCACAG ATCGTGAAGATGATCAAAACCTCTGAAGAGCATCCGATCACACTGGCGATTGGCGATGGAGCGAATGATGTCAGCATGATCCTGGAAGCCCATGTTGGCATTG GTATTATGGGTAAAGAAGGTCGTCAGGCTGTGAGGAATAGCGACTACGCCATTCCGAAGTTCAAACACCTCAAGAAGATTCTGCTTGTCCATGGACACTATTACTACATACGCATCGCCGAACTAGTGCAATACTTCTTCTACAAG AATGTCTGCTTCATCTTCCCCCAGTTCCTTTACCAGTTCTTCTGTGGCTTCTCacaacag CCGCTGTATGATACCGCCTACTTGACTCTGTACAACATCAGCTTCACCTCGCTGCCCATTCTGCTCTATAGTCTCATAGAGCAGCACATTAACATGGAAATCCTGAAGAAGGACCCATCGCTGTATAG AGATATTGCTAAGAACTCTTTGCTGCGATGGCCCAACTTCATATATTGGACCATCCTGGGTGTATATGACGCCATAGTGATGTTCTTTGGTACTTACTTTCTGTTTGACAACACCACCTTCACCAGCAATGGACAG ATGTTTGGAAACTGGACGTTTGGGACGCTGGTCTTCACTGTGCTCGTCTTCACTGTCACATTCaag ttGGCTCTAGATACTCATTACTGGACCTGGATCAACCACTTTGTCATCTGGGGCTCACTGATCTTCTTTGTggtcttctctctgctgtgggGAGGAATCATCTG
- the atp11a gene encoding probable phospholipid-transporting ATPase IH isoform X5 has protein sequence MGMDLSTLRTLISRYCVGEENWVDSRTIYIGQKEPPPGTEAFIQQRFPDNRIVSSKYTFWNFIPKNMFEQFRRVANFYFLIIFLVQLIIDTPTSPITSGLPLFFVITVTAIKQGYEDWLRHKADNSVNLCPVLVVQHGKVVRKQSRNLRVGDVVLVKENESFPCDLILLASARDDGTCFVTTASLDGESSHKTYYAVQDTKAYNTEQEVDSIHATIECEQPQPDLYKFVGRINIYMENEPTARPLGSENLLLRGATLKNTEFIYAVAIYTGMETKMALNYQSKSQKRSAVEKSMNAYLVVYLCILISKALINTALKYVWQADPNRDEPWYNDRTDTERQRHIVVRAFTDFLAFMVLFNYIIPVSMYVTVEMQKFLGSYFIMWDDEMFDEELGERAVVNTSDLNEELGQVEYVFTDKTGTLTENNMEFIECCVDGHVYVPHAICNGQVMPGAVGMDMIDTSPGPGAREHEDLFFRALCLCHTVQVKEEETVDGIKQGIHQGKSTSFYISSSPDEVALVEGMKRLGFTYLRLKDSHMEILNREDEIERFELLEVLTFDSVRRRMSVIVRASTGQLYLFCKGADSSIFPRVVSGKVDQVRARVERNAVEGLRTLCVAYRPLSPEQYQEVCHLLNEAKLSLQDRDKRLAEAYDIIEKDLILLGATAVEDRLQENAADTIESLHKAGMKVWVLTGDKMETAAATCYASRLFHRNTQILELTTKRTEEQSLHDILFDLSRTVLRQHGGMTRDTFSGLSGDCPDFGLIIDGATLSAVMRPSQEDSNSGNYKEIFLEICRNCSAVLCCRMAPLQKAQIVKMIKTSEEHPITLAIGDGANDVSMILEAHVGIGIMGKEGRQAVRNSDYAIPKFKHLKKILLVHGHYYYIRIAELVQYFFYKNVCFIFPQFLYQFFCGFSQQPLYDTAYLTLYNISFTSLPILLYSLIEQHINMEILKKDPSLYRDIAKNSLLRWPNFIYWTILGVYDAIVMFFGTYFLFDNTTFTSNGQLMTTNTQMMFGNWTFGTLVFTVLVFTVTFKLALDTHYWTWINHFVIWGSLIFFVVFSLLWGGIIWPFLNYQRMYYVFMQMLSSGPAWLSIILLITASLLPDVLKKVIWRALWPTTTERIQWQAKRRCLASEPSTIFMLSQTSSRISF, from the exons ATGGGGATGGATCTCAGCACCCTCCGGACCCTCATCAGCAGATAT TGTGTTGGTGAGGAGAACTGGGTGGACAGCAGGACCATCTACATCGGACAAAAGGAGCCTCCTCCTGGTACTGAGGCCTTCATACAGCAGAGATTCCCAGACAACAGAATAGTCTCCTCCAAG TACACATTTTGGAACTTTATACCGAAGAATATGTTCGAGCAGTTCAGGAGAGTCGCCAACTTCTACTTTCTCATCATATTTCTGGTCCAG CTGATCATCGACACACCCACCAGTCCCATCACAAGCGGGCTGCCGCTCTTCTTTGTAATCACAGTCACGGCCATTAAACAG ggttaTGAGGACTGGTTGAGACACAAAGCAGACAACTCTGTCAACCTGTGTCCCGTCCTCGTGGTGCAGCATGGGAAAGTGGTCCGCAAACAAAGTCGCAACCTCAGG GTTGGAGATGTCGTCTtggtgaaagaaaatgaatcttTTCCTTGTGACCTTATACTTCTCGCCTCGGCTCGAGATGATGGGACCTGCTTTGTAACAACAGCCAGTCTGGATGGGGAGAGCAGCCAcaag acatACTATGCAGTTCAAGACACCAAAGCCTACAACACAGAACAGGAGGTGGACTCAATCCACGCCACAATAGAATGTGAACAGCCACAGCCAGACCTGTACAA GTTTGTGGGACGTATCAACATCTACATGGAGAACGAGCCTACGGCCAG GCCTTTAGGATCAGAGAACCTGCTGCTCAGAGGGGCCACACTCAAGAACACAGAGTTCATCTATG cgGTTGCCATCTACACCGGCATGGAAACCAAGATGGCTCTCAACTACCAGTCCAAGTCTCAGAAACGCTCTGCAGTAGAAAA GTCAATGAATGCCTACCTGGTGGTCTACCTGTGCATTCTCATCAGCAAGGCCCTCATCAACACCGCACTGAAGTACGTGTGGCAGGCCGATCCCAACAGAGACGAGCCGTGGTACAACGATAGGACCgacacagagaggcagaggcacaTT GTGGTCAGGGCGTTCACAGACTTCCTGGCTTTCATGGTTCTCTTCAACTACATCATCCCCGTCTCCATGTACGTCACCGTGGAAATGCAGAAGTTCCTGGGTTCCTATTTCATCATGTGGGACGACGAGATGTTTGATGAGGAGCTGGGGGAGCGAGCGGTGGTCAACACGTCAGACCTGAACGAGGAGCTGGGACAG GTGGAGTATGTGTTTACCGACAAGACCGGGACTCTGACAGAGAACAACATGGAGTTCATTGAGTGCTGTGTGGACGGACATGTTTATGTGCCTCACGCCATCTGTAATGGACAG GTGATGCCTGGTGCAGTTGGTATGGACATGATCGACACGTCGCCAGGTCCCGGAGCCAGG GAGCATGAGGACCTGTTTTTCCGGGCGCTGTGTTTGTGCCACACggtgcaggtgaaggaggaggagacggtggACGGGATCAAGCAAGGGATCCACCAGGGCAAGTCCACCTCCTTCTACATCTCCTCATCGCCGGATGAGGTGGCGCTGGTGGAGGGAATGAAGAG GCTCGGTTTCACATATCTGAGACTCAAAGACAGTCACATGGAGATCTTGAACAGGGAGGATGAGATCGAGAG GTTCGAGCTGCTGGAGGTTTTGACATTCGACTCAGTCAGACGGAGGATGAGCGTCATTGTCAGAGCTAGCACTG GTCAGCTCTATCTGTTCTGCAAAGGTGCAGactcctccatcttccctcGGGTTGTCTCAGGCAAGGTGGATCAGGTTCGAGCTCGGGTGGAGCGCAACGCGGTG gagGGTCTGCGGACGCTTTGTGTTGCCTACAGGCCTTTGAGCCCTGAACAGTACCAGGAGGTTTGCCACTTGCTGAACGAGGCCAAGTTGTCGCTACAGGACCGCGACAAACGACTGGCTGAGGCCTATGACATCATAGAGAAAGACCTGATACTCCTGGGAGCCACCGCTGTGGAGGACAG GCTCCAGGAAAACGCAGCGGACACCATCGAGTCTCTCCACAAGGCCGGCATGAAGGTGTGGGTGCTGACAGGCGATAAGATGGAGACGGCGGCCGCAACCTGCTACGCCAGCAGGCTCTTCCATCGCAACACCCAGATCCTGGAGCTGACCACCAAGcgcacagaggagcagagcctGCATGACATCCTGTTTGACCTGAGCAGGACGGTCCTGAGGCAGCACGGAGGCATGACCAGGGACACTTTCTCTGG cttaTCAGGTGACTGCCCTGACTTTGGTCTGATCATTGACGGGGCCACCCTCTCTGCGGTGATGAGGCCCAGCCAGGAGGACTCAAACTCAGGGAACTACAAAGAGATCTTCCTAGAAATCTGCCGCAACTGCAGCGCTGTGCTCTGCTGTCGAATGGCGCCGCTCCAGAAAGCACAG ATCGTGAAGATGATCAAAACCTCTGAAGAGCATCCGATCACACTGGCGATTGGCGATGGAGCGAATGATGTCAGCATGATCCTGGAAGCCCATGTTGGCATTG GTATTATGGGTAAAGAAGGTCGTCAGGCTGTGAGGAATAGCGACTACGCCATTCCGAAGTTCAAACACCTCAAGAAGATTCTGCTTGTCCATGGACACTATTACTACATACGCATCGCCGAACTAGTGCAATACTTCTTCTACAAG AATGTCTGCTTCATCTTCCCCCAGTTCCTTTACCAGTTCTTCTGTGGCTTCTCacaacag CCGCTGTATGATACCGCCTACTTGACTCTGTACAACATCAGCTTCACCTCGCTGCCCATTCTGCTCTATAGTCTCATAGAGCAGCACATTAACATGGAAATCCTGAAGAAGGACCCATCGCTGTATAG AGATATTGCTAAGAACTCTTTGCTGCGATGGCCCAACTTCATATATTGGACCATCCTGGGTGTATATGACGCCATAGTGATGTTCTTTGGTACTTACTTTCTGTTTGACAACACCACCTTCACCAGCAATGGACAG CTAATGACAACCAACACACAGATG ATGTTTGGAAACTGGACGTTTGGGACGCTGGTCTTCACTGTGCTCGTCTTCACTGTCACATTCaag ttGGCTCTAGATACTCATTACTGGACCTGGATCAACCACTTTGTCATCTGGGGCTCACTGATCTTCTTTGTggtcttctctctgctgtgggGAGGAATCATCTG
- the atp11a gene encoding probable phospholipid-transporting ATPase IH isoform X4 produces the protein MGMDLSTLRTLISRYCVGEENWVDSRTIYIGQKEPPPGTEAFIQQRFPDNRIVSSKYTFWNFIPKNMFEQFRRVANFYFLIIFLVQLIIDTPTSPITSGLPLFFVITVTAIKQGYEDWLRHKADNSVNLCPVLVVQHGKVVRKQSRNLRVGDVVLVKENESFPCDLILLASARDDGTCFVTTASLDGESSHKTYYAVQDTKAYNTEQEVDSIHATIECEQPQPDLYKFVGRINIYMENEPTARPLGSENLLLRGATLKNTEFIYAVAIYTGMETKMALNYQSKSQKRSAVEKSMNAYLVVYLCILISKALINTALKYVWQADPNRDEPWYNDRTDTERQRHIVVRAFTDFLAFMVLFNYIIPVSMYVTVEMQKFLGSYFIMWDDEMFDEELGERAVVNTSDLNEELGQVEYVFTDKTGTLTENNMEFIECCVDGHVYVPHAICNGQVMPGAVGMDMIDTSPGPGAREHEDLFFRALCLCHTVQVKEEETVDGIKQGIHQGKSTSFYISSSPDEVALVEGMKRLGFTYLRLKDSHMEILNREDEIERFELLEVLTFDSVRRRMSVIVRASTGQLYLFCKGADSSIFPRVVSGKVDQVRARVERNAVEGLRTLCVAYRPLSPEQYQEVCHLLNEAKLSLQDRDKRLAEAYDIIEKDLILLGATAVEDRLQENAADTIESLHKAGMKVWVLTGDKMETAAATCYASRLFHRNTQILELTTKRTEEQSLHDILFDLSRTVLRQHGGMTRDTFSGLSGDCPDFGLIIDGATLSAVMRPSQEDSNSGNYKEIFLEICRNCSAVLCCRMAPLQKAQIVKMIKTSEEHPITLAIGDGANDVSMILEAHVGIGIMGKEGRQAVRNSDYAIPKFKHLKKILLVHGHYYYIRIAELVQYFFYKNVCFIFPQFLYQFFCGFSQQPLYDTAYLTLYNISFTSLPILLYSLIEQHINMEILKKDPSLYRDIAKNSLLRWPNFIYWTILGVYDAIVMFFGTYFLFDNTTFTSNGQLMTTNTQMMFGNWTFGTLVFTVLVFTVTFKLALDTHYWTWINHFVIWGSLIFFVVFSLLWGGIIWPFLNYQRMYYVFMQMLSSGPAWLSIILLITASLLPDVLKKVIWRALWPTTTERIQRVRDKKGFERAMAYQSSDSLIDGVAVTEA, from the exons ATGGGGATGGATCTCAGCACCCTCCGGACCCTCATCAGCAGATAT TGTGTTGGTGAGGAGAACTGGGTGGACAGCAGGACCATCTACATCGGACAAAAGGAGCCTCCTCCTGGTACTGAGGCCTTCATACAGCAGAGATTCCCAGACAACAGAATAGTCTCCTCCAAG TACACATTTTGGAACTTTATACCGAAGAATATGTTCGAGCAGTTCAGGAGAGTCGCCAACTTCTACTTTCTCATCATATTTCTGGTCCAG CTGATCATCGACACACCCACCAGTCCCATCACAAGCGGGCTGCCGCTCTTCTTTGTAATCACAGTCACGGCCATTAAACAG ggttaTGAGGACTGGTTGAGACACAAAGCAGACAACTCTGTCAACCTGTGTCCCGTCCTCGTGGTGCAGCATGGGAAAGTGGTCCGCAAACAAAGTCGCAACCTCAGG GTTGGAGATGTCGTCTtggtgaaagaaaatgaatcttTTCCTTGTGACCTTATACTTCTCGCCTCGGCTCGAGATGATGGGACCTGCTTTGTAACAACAGCCAGTCTGGATGGGGAGAGCAGCCAcaag acatACTATGCAGTTCAAGACACCAAAGCCTACAACACAGAACAGGAGGTGGACTCAATCCACGCCACAATAGAATGTGAACAGCCACAGCCAGACCTGTACAA GTTTGTGGGACGTATCAACATCTACATGGAGAACGAGCCTACGGCCAG GCCTTTAGGATCAGAGAACCTGCTGCTCAGAGGGGCCACACTCAAGAACACAGAGTTCATCTATG cgGTTGCCATCTACACCGGCATGGAAACCAAGATGGCTCTCAACTACCAGTCCAAGTCTCAGAAACGCTCTGCAGTAGAAAA GTCAATGAATGCCTACCTGGTGGTCTACCTGTGCATTCTCATCAGCAAGGCCCTCATCAACACCGCACTGAAGTACGTGTGGCAGGCCGATCCCAACAGAGACGAGCCGTGGTACAACGATAGGACCgacacagagaggcagaggcacaTT GTGGTCAGGGCGTTCACAGACTTCCTGGCTTTCATGGTTCTCTTCAACTACATCATCCCCGTCTCCATGTACGTCACCGTGGAAATGCAGAAGTTCCTGGGTTCCTATTTCATCATGTGGGACGACGAGATGTTTGATGAGGAGCTGGGGGAGCGAGCGGTGGTCAACACGTCAGACCTGAACGAGGAGCTGGGACAG GTGGAGTATGTGTTTACCGACAAGACCGGGACTCTGACAGAGAACAACATGGAGTTCATTGAGTGCTGTGTGGACGGACATGTTTATGTGCCTCACGCCATCTGTAATGGACAG GTGATGCCTGGTGCAGTTGGTATGGACATGATCGACACGTCGCCAGGTCCCGGAGCCAGG GAGCATGAGGACCTGTTTTTCCGGGCGCTGTGTTTGTGCCACACggtgcaggtgaaggaggaggagacggtggACGGGATCAAGCAAGGGATCCACCAGGGCAAGTCCACCTCCTTCTACATCTCCTCATCGCCGGATGAGGTGGCGCTGGTGGAGGGAATGAAGAG GCTCGGTTTCACATATCTGAGACTCAAAGACAGTCACATGGAGATCTTGAACAGGGAGGATGAGATCGAGAG GTTCGAGCTGCTGGAGGTTTTGACATTCGACTCAGTCAGACGGAGGATGAGCGTCATTGTCAGAGCTAGCACTG GTCAGCTCTATCTGTTCTGCAAAGGTGCAGactcctccatcttccctcGGGTTGTCTCAGGCAAGGTGGATCAGGTTCGAGCTCGGGTGGAGCGCAACGCGGTG gagGGTCTGCGGACGCTTTGTGTTGCCTACAGGCCTTTGAGCCCTGAACAGTACCAGGAGGTTTGCCACTTGCTGAACGAGGCCAAGTTGTCGCTACAGGACCGCGACAAACGACTGGCTGAGGCCTATGACATCATAGAGAAAGACCTGATACTCCTGGGAGCCACCGCTGTGGAGGACAG GCTCCAGGAAAACGCAGCGGACACCATCGAGTCTCTCCACAAGGCCGGCATGAAGGTGTGGGTGCTGACAGGCGATAAGATGGAGACGGCGGCCGCAACCTGCTACGCCAGCAGGCTCTTCCATCGCAACACCCAGATCCTGGAGCTGACCACCAAGcgcacagaggagcagagcctGCATGACATCCTGTTTGACCTGAGCAGGACGGTCCTGAGGCAGCACGGAGGCATGACCAGGGACACTTTCTCTGG cttaTCAGGTGACTGCCCTGACTTTGGTCTGATCATTGACGGGGCCACCCTCTCTGCGGTGATGAGGCCCAGCCAGGAGGACTCAAACTCAGGGAACTACAAAGAGATCTTCCTAGAAATCTGCCGCAACTGCAGCGCTGTGCTCTGCTGTCGAATGGCGCCGCTCCAGAAAGCACAG ATCGTGAAGATGATCAAAACCTCTGAAGAGCATCCGATCACACTGGCGATTGGCGATGGAGCGAATGATGTCAGCATGATCCTGGAAGCCCATGTTGGCATTG GTATTATGGGTAAAGAAGGTCGTCAGGCTGTGAGGAATAGCGACTACGCCATTCCGAAGTTCAAACACCTCAAGAAGATTCTGCTTGTCCATGGACACTATTACTACATACGCATCGCCGAACTAGTGCAATACTTCTTCTACAAG AATGTCTGCTTCATCTTCCCCCAGTTCCTTTACCAGTTCTTCTGTGGCTTCTCacaacag CCGCTGTATGATACCGCCTACTTGACTCTGTACAACATCAGCTTCACCTCGCTGCCCATTCTGCTCTATAGTCTCATAGAGCAGCACATTAACATGGAAATCCTGAAGAAGGACCCATCGCTGTATAG AGATATTGCTAAGAACTCTTTGCTGCGATGGCCCAACTTCATATATTGGACCATCCTGGGTGTATATGACGCCATAGTGATGTTCTTTGGTACTTACTTTCTGTTTGACAACACCACCTTCACCAGCAATGGACAG CTAATGACAACCAACACACAGATG ATGTTTGGAAACTGGACGTTTGGGACGCTGGTCTTCACTGTGCTCGTCTTCACTGTCACATTCaag ttGGCTCTAGATACTCATTACTGGACCTGGATCAACCACTTTGTCATCTGGGGCTCACTGATCTTCTTTGTggtcttctctctgctgtgggGAGGAATCATCTG